From the Salmo trutta chromosome 30, fSalTru1.1, whole genome shotgun sequence genome, one window contains:
- the LOC115168601 gene encoding ubiquitin carboxyl-terminal hydrolase 19 isoform X6 encodes MASSSESGRRNGGQRSADDSTSKKKQKDRANQESREAKRAAAGANAEHKKDVFVDWKQNANEVIARLRCGDGVQRVEDVTTTFTDTYCQARFPDGHQWDCHLHEEIEGSCSKVQYKEKSGFLLLVMHKKIPFHSWPSLMQNKKEKQSVKVEAKNGKDQKQPPLVKPVVKPEKSVPETADMAELSAQTSAPPAQCEQRRGKAERGVKRIMNYKPADRPESGVKAGGEGQTKPVSVSKGDLPQEPSAKRTVHPPKDPTSEMPRDTHSKSTSNGKPHSPTGRDLQTSTAGDNRAELLGNGHEGTTPEVAVSHTQQELKVQMEDKKAPESDFKAGAEEVIIPAATVSSAEISPKAGASTNRTERPGEAERTDSETLVRQPPNEADQATETLTPTIQSGSGKPVTATATKQAESPNSSSTQEEKRDRSKEEPLEMKQEEAVPEPMVNLKLLKNDSYEKGTDLMVVNVYMKGIFRETARVIFREQDFTLIFQTSDANFLRLHADCGANTVFKWQVKLRNLIQPEQSTYAFTPSRLDITLKKRHSQRWGGLEAPATQGAVGGAKVAVPSAPSSQASQPGSSKHSLPAKEEPPWVGEGKPKPPRTVDGCLDSVSSRTVSDHVPIKQEPAVTPKPTCMVQPMTHAPPAGSQRSVEEEEEEEEEKVCLPGFTGLVNLGNTCFMNSVIQSLSNTRELRDYFHDRAFENEINCNNPLGTGGRLAIGFAVLLRALWKGTHHAFQPSKLKAIVACKASQFTGYAQHDAQEFMAFLLDGLHEDLNRIQNKPYTETVDSDGRLDEVVADEAWQRHKMRNDSFIVDLFQGQYKSKLVCPVCSKVSITFDPFLYLPVPLPQKQKVLTVFYFAKEPHKKPMKFLVSVSKENSSTAEVLESISRSVRIKAENLRLAEVVKSRFHRIFLPSNSLDTVSSSDMLFCFEVLSKELAKERVVVLRVQQRPQVPSIPISKCAACLKPPLSDEEKLKRCTRCYRVGYCNQVCQKKHWSSHKVLCGPNIENVGLPFLVSVPESRLTYARLSQLLEGYSRYSVNVFQPPFQSGRTSPEVTQCLADLPPPAETPEGVGSGDKARGGGGGAGDSEQEDSSLVPESPLETAQASAHPAGDPAGDPDALSTHTTDSGFIEPSSGSQDSQGEKETSCEKAVRPEGKAAVTGYQQPSESASSHTSQFYITILHSNSKEQTLEEKEEAVLDLPEDSSLELVWKNNERLKEYVLVRSKELEFEEDPGSVNETARAGHFTLEQCLNLFTRPEVLAPEEAWYCPKCQQHREASKQLLLWRLPNVLIIQLKRFSFRSFIWRDKINDMVDFPIRNLDLSKFCIGQKDDMQQPPIYDLYAVINHYGGMIGGHYTAYARLPSAQNSQRSDVGWRLFDDSTVTMVEESQVVTRYAYVLFYRRRNSPVERPPRLLGPLGAESPTAAGATASQASLIWQELEQEEEGVEEGPRGLFRPRLGRRRAARREEGVEGQVWRLLRQRIPHYSDDDCVRYFVLGTLAALLALLVNLLYRANWG; translated from the exons ATGTGTTTGTGGACTGGAAGCAGAATGCTAATGAGGTGATCGCGAGGCTGCGCTGTGGAGACGGGGTGCAGAGGGTGGAGGACGTCACCACTACCTTCACCGACACATACTGTCAGGCCCGCTTCCCAG ATGGGCACCAGTGGGACTGTCATCTGCATGAGGAGATTGAGGGCTCCTGCAGCAAAGTGCAGTACAAAGAGAAGAGTGGCTTCCTCCTGCTGGTCATGCACAAGAAGATCCCCTTCCACTCCTGGCCTTCCCTTATG CAAAATAAAAAGGAGAAGCAGTCTGTGAAAGTGGAGGCCAAGAACGGTAAAGACCAGAAACAGCCGCCGCTGGTAAAGCCTGTGGTAAAGCCTGAGAAGTCTGTCCCGGAGACGGCAGACATGGCCGAACTGTCCGCCCAGACGTCTGCTCCACCGGCACAGTGTGAACAGAGGCGTGGCAAAGCAGAGCGAGGTGTCAAACGCATCATGAACTACAAACCAGCCGACAGGCCAGAGTCTGGGGTGAAGGCTGGAGGAGAGGGGCAGACCAAGCCGGTCAGTGTCAGTAAAGGGGACCTGCCTCAGGAGCCCAGTGCCAAGCGCACTGTCCATCCCCCCAAGGACCCCACCTCAGAGATGCCCAGGGATACACACTCCAAGTCCACATCCAATGGGAAACCACACAGCCCCACTGGCCGGGACCTCCAGACATCTACAGCTGGTGACAATCGAGCTGAGCTGCTAGGCAATGGCCATGAGGGTACAACACCTGAGGTAGCCGTCAGCCACACGCAGCAGGAGTTGAAAGTTCAG ATGGAGGACAAgaaggccccagagtctgatTTCAAGGCTGGTGCAGAAGAGGTAATCATACCGGCAGCCACTGTGTCCAGTGCTGAGATCAGCCCCAAGGCTGGAGCCTCCACCAACAGAACAGAGAGGCCAGGGGAGGCTGAGAGGACTGACTCTGAGACGCTAGTGAGACAGCCTCCGAATGAGGCTGACCAGGCCACTGAGACTCTAACACCAACCATACAGTCAGGATCAGGGAAGCCTGTGACTGCAACAGCCACCAAGCAGGCTGAGTCCCccaacagcagcagcacacaggaggagaagagagacaggtcTAAGGAGGAACCTCTGGAGATGAAGCAGGAGGAAG CTGTTCCAGAGCCAATGGTGAACCTGAAGTTGTTGAAGAACGACTCGTACGAGAAAGGGACAGACCTGATGGTTGTCAACGTGTACATGAAGGGTATCTTCAGAGAGACAGCCAGGGTGATCTTCAGGGAACAGGACTTCACACTCATCTTCCAGACCAG CGATGCAAATTTCTTGCGTCTTCATGCGGACTGCGGAGCGAATACTGTCTTTAAGTGGCAAGTCAAACTCCG GAACCTCATCCAGCCTGAACAGTCTACGTATGCCTTCACCCCGTCCCGTTTAGACATCACCCTGAAGAAGAGGCACAGCCAGCGCTGGGGGGGCCTGGAGGCCCCTGCAACACAAG GTGCAGTGGGTGGCGCCAAGGTTGCTGTGCCCTCCGCACCGTCCTCTCAGGCAAGTCAGCCGGGCAGCAGCAAGCACTCCCTCCCTGCCAAGGAGGAGCCACCCTGGGTGGGGGAGGGGAAACCCAAGCCCCCTCGGACAGTGGACGGATGCCTGGACAGTGTGTCATCCCGCACCGTCTCAGACCATGTCCCCATCAAACAGGAGCCTGCAGTCACg CCCAAGCCCACCTGTATGGTCCAGCCCATGACCCACGCACCTCCTGCCGGCAGCCAGCGCAGcgttgaggaggaagaggaggaggaggaggagaaggtgtgtCTGCCAGGCTTCACAGGCCTGGTCAACCTGGGCAACACATGCTTTATGAACAGCGTTATCCAGTCTCTGTCCAACACCCGGGAACTCAGGGACTACTTTCATG ACCGGGCGTTTGAGAATGAGATCAACTGTAATAACCCGTTGGGGACGGGTGGTCGGCTGGCCATCGGGTTCGCTGTGCTGCTCCGGGCTTTGTGGAAGGGTACCCACCATGCGTTTCAGCCCTCTAAGTTAAAG GCGATCGTGGCCTGTAAGGCCAGTCAGTTTACAGGCTATGCCCAGCACGATGCCCAGGAGTTCATGGCCTTCCTCCTGGATGGGCTCCACGAGGACCTGAACCGCATCCAGAACAAGCCCTACACAGAGACCGTGGACTCAGACGGACGGCTGGACGAG GTGGTGGCAGATGAGGCGTGGCAGAGGCACAAGATGAGAAACGACTCGTTCATCGTAGACCTCTTTCAGGGCCAGTACAAATCCAAGCTCGTCTGCCCAGTGTGCTCCAAG gttTCCATAACCTTTGACCCATTCCTCTACCTTCCCGTGCCCCTGCCCCAGAAGCAGAAGGTCCTCACCGTGTTCTACTTTGCTAAAGAGCCTCACAAGAAACCCATGAAG TTCCTGGTGAGTGTGAGTAAAGAGAACTCGAGCACAGCCGAGGTCCTGGAGTCCATCTCTCGGAGTGTGAGGATCAAGGCAGAGAACTTGAGACTGGCTGAGGTAGTGAAGAGTCGCTTCCATCGGATCTTTCTCCCATCCAACTCCCTGGACACGGTCTCCTCCTCAGACATGCTCTTCTGCTTCGAAGTGCTGTCTAAAGAGCTGGCCAAGGAGAGGGTGGTGGTGCTCCGAGTCCAGCAG AGGCCTCAGGTCCCCAGTATTCCCATCTCTAAGTGTGCTGCCTGCCTGAAGCCTCCTCTCTCGGATGAAGAGAAACTGAAGCGATGTACCCGCTGCTACCGCGTGGGTTACTGCAACCA GGTTTGCCAGAAAAAACATTGGTCCAGCCACAAGGTTCTGTGTGGGCCCAACATAGAGAACGTGGGGCTTCCCTTCCTGGTCAGCGTCCCTGAGTCCAGACTCACCTACGCCCGGCTGTCCCAGCTGCTGGAAGGATATTCAAG GTATTCAGTGAACGTGTTCCAGCCTCCCTTCCAGTCTGGCAGGACGTCCCCAGAGGTCACCCAGTGCCTGGCTGACCTTCCCCCTCCAGCAGAGACCCCTGAAGGTGTGGGGTCAGGGGATAAGGCCAGGGGCGGTGGGGGTGGGGCAGGGGACTCAGAGCAGGAGGACTCCTCTCTGGTTCCTGAGTCTCCACTAGAGACAGCCCAGGCCTCAGCACATCCAGCCGGAGACCCAGCCGGAGACCCAGACGCCCTCTCCACCCACACCACAGACTCAGGTTTCATTGAGCCCTCCTCTGGCTCCCAGGACTcccagggagagaaggagacctCCTGTGAGAAGGCTGTCAGACCAGAAGGTAAAG CTGCTGTGACCGGCTACCAGCAACCATCAGAGTCTGCGTCCAGCCACACCTCTCAGTTCTACATCACCATCCTCCACTCCAACAGCAAGGAACAGACACTGGAGGAAAAGG AAGAGGCCGTTCTGGACCTCCCTGAGGACTCCAGCCTGGAGCTGGTGTGGAAGAACAACGAGCGTCTCAAGGAGTATGTCCTGGTTCGGTCCAAGGAGCTGGAATTTGAGGAGGACCCTGGGTCGGTCAACGAGACGGCCAGGGCTGGACACTTCACCCTGGAGCAGTGCCTCAACCTCTTCACTAGGCCTGAGGTGCTGGCACCAGAGGAGGCATG GTACTGTCCAAAGTGCCAGCAGCACAGAGAGGCCTCCAAGCAGCTGCTGCTATGGCGTCTGCCCAACGTCCTCATCATCCAGCTCAAACGCTTCTCCTTCCGCAGCTTCATCTGGAGGGACAAGATCAACGACATGGTCGACTTCCCcatcag GAACCTAGACCTCAGTAAGTTCTGTATTGGTCAGAAGGACGACATGCAGCAGCCGCCTATCTATGACCTCTATGCAGTCATCAATCACTACGGGGGCATGATCGGAGGTCACTACACTGCCTACGCACGCCTGCCCAGCGCCCAGAACAGCCAGCGCAGTGATGTTG GCTGGCGTCTTTTTGATGACAGTACGGTGACGATGGTGGAGGAGAGCCAGGTGGTGACACGCTATGCCTACGTGCTGTTCTACCGCCGTCGCAACTCCCCTGTGGAACGACCACCTCGCTTACTGGGGCCCCTGGGGGCCGAGTCCCCCACCGCTGCAGGAGCCACCGCCAGCCAG GCATCTCTGATATGGCAGGAActggagcaggaagaggagggtgTTGAAGAGGGCCCCCGGGGCCTGTTCCGTCCCAGGCTGGGGAGGAGAAGAGCAgccaggagggaggagggggtggaggggcagGTGTGGCGGCTGCTGCGCCAAAGGATCCCGCATTATTCCGATGACGACTGTGTCCGATATTTTGTCCTGGGTACCTTGGCTGCTCTACTAGCGTTGTTAGTGAACCTACTCTACAGAGCCAACTGGGGCTAA
- the LOC115168601 gene encoding ubiquitin carboxyl-terminal hydrolase 19 isoform X2 — translation MASSSESGRRNGGQRSADDSTSKKKQKDRANQESREAKRAAAGANAEHKKDVFVDWKQNANEVIARLRCGDGVQRVEDVTTTFTDTYCQARFPDGHQWDCHLHEEIEGSCSKVQYKEKSGFLLLVMHKKIPFHSWPSLMQNKKEKQSVKVEAKNGKDQKQPPLVKPVVKPEKSVPETADMAELSAQTSAPPAQCEQRRGKAERGVKRIMNYKPADRPESGVKAGGEGQTKPVSVSKGDLPQEPSAKRTVHPPKDPTSEMPRDTHSKSTSNGKPHSPTGRDLQTSTAGDNRAELLGNGHEGTTPEVAVSHTQQELKVQMEDKKAPESDFKAGAEEVIIPAATVSSAEISPKAGASTNRTERPGEAERTDSETLVRQPPNEADQATETLTPTIQSGSGKPVTATATKQAESPNSSSTQEEKRDRSKEEPLEMKQEEAVPEPMVNLKLLKNDSYEKGTDLMVVNVYMKGIFRETARVIFREQDFTLIFQTSDANFLRLHADCGANTVFKWQVKLRNLIQPEQSTYAFTPSRLDITLKKRHSQRWGGLEAPATQGAVGGAKVAVPSAPSSQASQPGSSKHSLPAKEEPPWVGEGKPKPPRTVDGCLDSVSSRTVSDHVPIKQEPAVTPKPTCMVQPMTHAPPAGSQRSVEEEEEEEEEKVCLPGFTGLVNLGNTCFMNSVIQSLSNTRELRDYFHDRAFENEINCNNPLGTGGRLAIGFAVLLRALWKGTHHAFQPSKLKAIVACKASQFTGYAQHDAQEFMAFLLDGLHEDLNRIQNKPYTETVDSDGRLDEVGEIKVVADEAWQRHKMRNDSFIVDLFQGQYKSKLVCPVCSKVSITFDPFLYLPVPLPQKQKVLTVFYFAKEPHKKPMKFLVSVSKENSSTAEVLESISRSVRIKAENLRLAEVVKSRFHRIFLPSNSLDTVSSSDMLFCFEVLSKELAKERVVVLRVQQRPQVPSIPISKCAACLKPPLSDEEKLKRCTRCYRVGYCNQVCQKKHWSSHKVLCGPNIENVGLPFLVSVPESRLTYARLSQLLEGYSRYSVNVFQPPFQSGRTSPEVTQCLADLPPPAETPEGVGSGDKARGGGGGAGDSEQEDSSLVPESPLETAQASAHPAGDPAGDPDALSTHTTDSGFIEPSSGSQDSQGEKETSCEKAVRPEGKAAVTGYQQPSESASSHTSQFYITILHSNSKEQTLEEKEAVLDLPEDSSLELVWKNNERLKEYVLVRSKELEFEEDPGSVNETARAGHFTLEQCLNLFTRPEVLAPEEAWYCPKCQQHREASKQLLLWRLPNVLIIQLKRFSFRSFIWRDKINDMVDFPIRNLDLSKFCIGQKDDMQQPPIYDLYAVINHYGGMIGGHYTAYARLPSAQNSQRSDVGWRLFDDSTVTMVEESQVVTRYAYVLFYRRRNSPVERPPRLLGPLGAESPTAAGATASQASLIWQELEQEEEGVEEGPRGLFRPRLGRRRAARREEGVEGQVWRLLRQRIPHYSDDDCVRYFVLGTLAALLALLVNLLYRANWG, via the exons ATGTGTTTGTGGACTGGAAGCAGAATGCTAATGAGGTGATCGCGAGGCTGCGCTGTGGAGACGGGGTGCAGAGGGTGGAGGACGTCACCACTACCTTCACCGACACATACTGTCAGGCCCGCTTCCCAG ATGGGCACCAGTGGGACTGTCATCTGCATGAGGAGATTGAGGGCTCCTGCAGCAAAGTGCAGTACAAAGAGAAGAGTGGCTTCCTCCTGCTGGTCATGCACAAGAAGATCCCCTTCCACTCCTGGCCTTCCCTTATG CAAAATAAAAAGGAGAAGCAGTCTGTGAAAGTGGAGGCCAAGAACGGTAAAGACCAGAAACAGCCGCCGCTGGTAAAGCCTGTGGTAAAGCCTGAGAAGTCTGTCCCGGAGACGGCAGACATGGCCGAACTGTCCGCCCAGACGTCTGCTCCACCGGCACAGTGTGAACAGAGGCGTGGCAAAGCAGAGCGAGGTGTCAAACGCATCATGAACTACAAACCAGCCGACAGGCCAGAGTCTGGGGTGAAGGCTGGAGGAGAGGGGCAGACCAAGCCGGTCAGTGTCAGTAAAGGGGACCTGCCTCAGGAGCCCAGTGCCAAGCGCACTGTCCATCCCCCCAAGGACCCCACCTCAGAGATGCCCAGGGATACACACTCCAAGTCCACATCCAATGGGAAACCACACAGCCCCACTGGCCGGGACCTCCAGACATCTACAGCTGGTGACAATCGAGCTGAGCTGCTAGGCAATGGCCATGAGGGTACAACACCTGAGGTAGCCGTCAGCCACACGCAGCAGGAGTTGAAAGTTCAG ATGGAGGACAAgaaggccccagagtctgatTTCAAGGCTGGTGCAGAAGAGGTAATCATACCGGCAGCCACTGTGTCCAGTGCTGAGATCAGCCCCAAGGCTGGAGCCTCCACCAACAGAACAGAGAGGCCAGGGGAGGCTGAGAGGACTGACTCTGAGACGCTAGTGAGACAGCCTCCGAATGAGGCTGACCAGGCCACTGAGACTCTAACACCAACCATACAGTCAGGATCAGGGAAGCCTGTGACTGCAACAGCCACCAAGCAGGCTGAGTCCCccaacagcagcagcacacaggaggagaagagagacaggtcTAAGGAGGAACCTCTGGAGATGAAGCAGGAGGAAG CTGTTCCAGAGCCAATGGTGAACCTGAAGTTGTTGAAGAACGACTCGTACGAGAAAGGGACAGACCTGATGGTTGTCAACGTGTACATGAAGGGTATCTTCAGAGAGACAGCCAGGGTGATCTTCAGGGAACAGGACTTCACACTCATCTTCCAGACCAG CGATGCAAATTTCTTGCGTCTTCATGCGGACTGCGGAGCGAATACTGTCTTTAAGTGGCAAGTCAAACTCCG GAACCTCATCCAGCCTGAACAGTCTACGTATGCCTTCACCCCGTCCCGTTTAGACATCACCCTGAAGAAGAGGCACAGCCAGCGCTGGGGGGGCCTGGAGGCCCCTGCAACACAAG GTGCAGTGGGTGGCGCCAAGGTTGCTGTGCCCTCCGCACCGTCCTCTCAGGCAAGTCAGCCGGGCAGCAGCAAGCACTCCCTCCCTGCCAAGGAGGAGCCACCCTGGGTGGGGGAGGGGAAACCCAAGCCCCCTCGGACAGTGGACGGATGCCTGGACAGTGTGTCATCCCGCACCGTCTCAGACCATGTCCCCATCAAACAGGAGCCTGCAGTCACg CCCAAGCCCACCTGTATGGTCCAGCCCATGACCCACGCACCTCCTGCCGGCAGCCAGCGCAGcgttgaggaggaagaggaggaggaggaggagaaggtgtgtCTGCCAGGCTTCACAGGCCTGGTCAACCTGGGCAACACATGCTTTATGAACAGCGTTATCCAGTCTCTGTCCAACACCCGGGAACTCAGGGACTACTTTCATG ACCGGGCGTTTGAGAATGAGATCAACTGTAATAACCCGTTGGGGACGGGTGGTCGGCTGGCCATCGGGTTCGCTGTGCTGCTCCGGGCTTTGTGGAAGGGTACCCACCATGCGTTTCAGCCCTCTAAGTTAAAG GCGATCGTGGCCTGTAAGGCCAGTCAGTTTACAGGCTATGCCCAGCACGATGCCCAGGAGTTCATGGCCTTCCTCCTGGATGGGCTCCACGAGGACCTGAACCGCATCCAGAACAAGCCCTACACAGAGACCGTGGACTCAGACGGACGGCTGGACGAGGTGGGTGAAATAAAG GTGGTGGCAGATGAGGCGTGGCAGAGGCACAAGATGAGAAACGACTCGTTCATCGTAGACCTCTTTCAGGGCCAGTACAAATCCAAGCTCGTCTGCCCAGTGTGCTCCAAG gttTCCATAACCTTTGACCCATTCCTCTACCTTCCCGTGCCCCTGCCCCAGAAGCAGAAGGTCCTCACCGTGTTCTACTTTGCTAAAGAGCCTCACAAGAAACCCATGAAG TTCCTGGTGAGTGTGAGTAAAGAGAACTCGAGCACAGCCGAGGTCCTGGAGTCCATCTCTCGGAGTGTGAGGATCAAGGCAGAGAACTTGAGACTGGCTGAGGTAGTGAAGAGTCGCTTCCATCGGATCTTTCTCCCATCCAACTCCCTGGACACGGTCTCCTCCTCAGACATGCTCTTCTGCTTCGAAGTGCTGTCTAAAGAGCTGGCCAAGGAGAGGGTGGTGGTGCTCCGAGTCCAGCAG AGGCCTCAGGTCCCCAGTATTCCCATCTCTAAGTGTGCTGCCTGCCTGAAGCCTCCTCTCTCGGATGAAGAGAAACTGAAGCGATGTACCCGCTGCTACCGCGTGGGTTACTGCAACCA GGTTTGCCAGAAAAAACATTGGTCCAGCCACAAGGTTCTGTGTGGGCCCAACATAGAGAACGTGGGGCTTCCCTTCCTGGTCAGCGTCCCTGAGTCCAGACTCACCTACGCCCGGCTGTCCCAGCTGCTGGAAGGATATTCAAG GTATTCAGTGAACGTGTTCCAGCCTCCCTTCCAGTCTGGCAGGACGTCCCCAGAGGTCACCCAGTGCCTGGCTGACCTTCCCCCTCCAGCAGAGACCCCTGAAGGTGTGGGGTCAGGGGATAAGGCCAGGGGCGGTGGGGGTGGGGCAGGGGACTCAGAGCAGGAGGACTCCTCTCTGGTTCCTGAGTCTCCACTAGAGACAGCCCAGGCCTCAGCACATCCAGCCGGAGACCCAGCCGGAGACCCAGACGCCCTCTCCACCCACACCACAGACTCAGGTTTCATTGAGCCCTCCTCTGGCTCCCAGGACTcccagggagagaaggagacctCCTGTGAGAAGGCTGTCAGACCAGAAGGTAAAG CTGCTGTGACCGGCTACCAGCAACCATCAGAGTCTGCGTCCAGCCACACCTCTCAGTTCTACATCACCATCCTCCACTCCAACAGCAAGGAACAGACACTGGAGGAAAAGG AGGCCGTTCTGGACCTCCCTGAGGACTCCAGCCTGGAGCTGGTGTGGAAGAACAACGAGCGTCTCAAGGAGTATGTCCTGGTTCGGTCCAAGGAGCTGGAATTTGAGGAGGACCCTGGGTCGGTCAACGAGACGGCCAGGGCTGGACACTTCACCCTGGAGCAGTGCCTCAACCTCTTCACTAGGCCTGAGGTGCTGGCACCAGAGGAGGCATG GTACTGTCCAAAGTGCCAGCAGCACAGAGAGGCCTCCAAGCAGCTGCTGCTATGGCGTCTGCCCAACGTCCTCATCATCCAGCTCAAACGCTTCTCCTTCCGCAGCTTCATCTGGAGGGACAAGATCAACGACATGGTCGACTTCCCcatcag GAACCTAGACCTCAGTAAGTTCTGTATTGGTCAGAAGGACGACATGCAGCAGCCGCCTATCTATGACCTCTATGCAGTCATCAATCACTACGGGGGCATGATCGGAGGTCACTACACTGCCTACGCACGCCTGCCCAGCGCCCAGAACAGCCAGCGCAGTGATGTTG GCTGGCGTCTTTTTGATGACAGTACGGTGACGATGGTGGAGGAGAGCCAGGTGGTGACACGCTATGCCTACGTGCTGTTCTACCGCCGTCGCAACTCCCCTGTGGAACGACCACCTCGCTTACTGGGGCCCCTGGGGGCCGAGTCCCCCACCGCTGCAGGAGCCACCGCCAGCCAG GCATCTCTGATATGGCAGGAActggagcaggaagaggagggtgTTGAAGAGGGCCCCCGGGGCCTGTTCCGTCCCAGGCTGGGGAGGAGAAGAGCAgccaggagggaggagggggtggaggggcagGTGTGGCGGCTGCTGCGCCAAAGGATCCCGCATTATTCCGATGACGACTGTGTCCGATATTTTGTCCTGGGTACCTTGGCTGCTCTACTAGCGTTGTTAGTGAACCTACTCTACAGAGCCAACTGGGGCTAA